The stretch of DNA CAATCTAAGATTGGTTTCGCCATAAATGGAACGGGAAATCTAATTTTCGATCCCAGAATCCGGTTTTAGGTTGGTTAAAAGGAATGCTACCTTTGTTTTGGCTGATGATTTGGATGCCAAATTCCTTCTAAAAAAATGCAAGAGAGTGTGACGTTTGATGATCCTCTCAACAACATCGAAACAAGAGCAGATTTTCACACATTTCTGATGTCAAGCAATCCGAAGATGTGATATTCCTGTCATACTTTGAAGTGAACCGCGTTTATTCAAATTAAGAACACCATCAAAGCAAAAGTTCCGCCAGTTTGAATTTGGAAGCGTCATATTTTAGGTCTTCGTGTTGTGACATCCATATCTCCACGTGTGTGTAGCGCGATCGTTTGTAACTTTCAAGTGAAGCTTCATCTTTGTTCCGTTTATCTTCAATTCCAAATATGCCAAAGCACAAGTACATTGTTGTTGATTGGGGTTCGTGGGGGATTGATGTGCAGAGTTCCTCAAAGATTATAGTTCCTGATCCTTTCAATGTGAGCGAAGGGAACGACTGTTCTATACAAGGGACTGATCCAGCGACAAAAAGACCGATGTTGTTTCATGGACATATTCTGGTAGTATTTGGTGAGTTAAATTATGAACCCTGAATGTTTTTCTCTAGATATTTGCATCGATTTCATGTACTGTATTGCAACTTGCCTTCGTAACTTCTTGTTTGCTACAAACCTAAAGTTTGACTGTGGCAAATCTTAAGAATTTAAATTAACGGTTTCGATCTCATATGTATGATCTTGTTCTACATTAAAGTATCTCCAAACTACAGTTACACTTTTGCTGATCATATATTAGTAGTAGCAGCTGAAATATATTGTCATAACTTTTTTCCACATCTTTTCAACTTTTGCTGTGGTTTTTTGTTGATGACAGCATGCAACAAGTTTGACAAATTAATAACTGTATTGTAAGCACAACCTACGTTAAAGTACAGCTGTAGAAAACTCACACTTTTTAATTTCCCTCACGATCCAATAATTGCTCAGTAGAGATTGACATGTATTAAATGCCAAAGAAACATGTATCCAAATACACCAGTTAATCAAAGGAAGGCACTAGATCACATCGACCAAAACCACATTTAGTGACCAGCAGTTTCAGTGAAAACATGGTTTGGGGTGGGATGCACATTCTCAAAGGCTCACAAACCTGGTTTTGGTCAATGTTATTGAATGCTCTCCTTGATCAAAGGGGGGTGATTACTTGGATAATAATATACATACAAGAATTTCTACTTTCTGTTTGGTTGAGAGCAAGTCATTTTATCCCAGATTAGTGCAAAAAGGTGACATCAGTGCAATACTCACGTTGACTGACGTCAAACAGTAAGTTGCCAGTAGaaatcagaaacaaaatggcatAGGAAAATGAGACACGATTCAAACCATAATGACAATATTTTGATGCAAAAACTTGGAAAGGTGGAAGATATAAAACCAGAAGAAACATAAGCAAGGTCAGAGGAATTAGTTGTTCTGTGTCCATCTTTATCAAATActtcaaattgaaaatttagcaAAACGGTCGTTTACACACTTGTTTAGTGGCATGGGGCTGTTGCaggtaattttaaattttatttcattttaattttgactAGTCAATTTTTTATTAACTAGATAATTTTATCTTAAGTTTATAACCAGGTATTTTTTTACTATAGTTAGTTTATTTCATTCTGTGGCAAGGATTAATGGTTAGGCTGAGGGTTATGGATACTACCAGTACACAACATGTATTTTCTCATTTGGCATAAATTAAGCTTGGGTTGAGGTGAACCTGGGACTAAAATAGGAATAAATTCAACAAAAACAAGGGAATTTGCAAGTTGTACTGtgtggtttactgaatatgaaGGCAGACTCTTAATCTGAAGATAACTCCGGTTCAAACTACAGTGGGTTAAAGGTAAGTTTCTTCTTTCTCACATCCTCGTGAGTAATGGGTTCATAATAACAGTACAACGTAGAGGTAAGGGAACAGACAGGAAAAAGatagaaaaatagaaaaaaaaaaggagagaaaAGTAAGCAAAATCTGTTTTTAAACAGTTGATTAAGACCATAGCAATGGGAAAATACCTGGCGAAAAAATATGTACCtagtttaaaaatttaaaattacctaTGAAACATTTGTAACTATGACAGAGCCAtgttttttggtctttgaaaaatttccttatgcctatttattccaaattgcactccaaaaccatttgattacctgtACAAAATGTAAACCCAGGCTGAGCTTAGAGCTCAGTTAGGGGGCTAGAATTTTGTTGCGATTATGTAGTGAATTTCAGCCTGGCTGAAACCTTATGCTCCTTTACAGCTCCCATCTTTGCTGATCTTACCTATTTTCttcgaaaaaataaaaaataaaaaaataaataagtttgcGGGCACAAGTTCTCTTCTTAaccattttgttttaattacaTAGGCTTTGTTAGGCCTTTAAAAGCCTGTGTGACCAAGCTGAATTTTCAGCCCAGGGAATTAATTTGTCTTAAAATTCACCACGTCACCCCTCAGTCTTGAAAACTGTATGAACATTTATCTCAAGAGAGCATAATTAAGCACatgttcttgttttttcaaTTAGATACTAAAAAGGAGGCTGAGAACAAGGTCACTAAGCTAGTTAGCCCTGCAGAAATGGTGGAAGAAGAGTCAACTTTAGATGGACCTCGGCCTCAACGAAACCCTAAGCCATCCAAAAAGAAGCTTGCAGCATTGGAGGATACTGATGGCAATGCAGATGAAAAGCAAGAGCTAGTGGTATCTCAGAGACAGGAAAATATGAAGAGAAAAGCAGATGTAGAAAGTACTGGCGAAGAGATTGTTTCAGGAAAGGAAGAAATGGAGTCTCAGAAACAGAAACGTAAGAAGTCAAGGAAACAAGAGCGAAAAAGTAATGTTACAGAGGTTGCTTCAGGGCAAGAGCAAACGGTATCccagaaaaagaaaagtaataGGAAGGCAGTGGTAAATCATGAGAATGAAATTGTTGCAGTAGCAAATGCCAAAAAAGTCCAGAATTTACTTACACGAAGACAGCATGTCACTGTGAGTGACGAGGATAATTTGGTGACAACTGAAATAATTGAAGTCGAGGATGAAAGAGAAGAAAGTGGATCAGAGGAGACATCAGATCTCGCACAGAAAAAGAGGTTTGTGCAAAATTTGCCTACTTCACCTCAGTCTTCAGATAAGGACTTTAGTTCACCTCAACACCATCAGTCTTTGGGGGCGATGAACAGCTCACCTCTTCTGCATCAAGCTTCAGGTAGCAACTTCCACTCGCCTCAGCAAGCTCCTCAGCTCTCAAGGGGCAACTTCAACTCACCTGAGTATCAGCAACCTCCTCAGTATTCAGTTGGGAACTTCAACTCGCATCAGCATCAGCATCAGCACTCTCCTCAGATTTCAGGTGGTAATTTTAACTCCCCTCAGCATCAGGCTCCTGCTGTAGCCAACAGCTCAACCCCTCTCCACTGTGGGAACTTCAGCTCCCCCCAGCAGCCTCACAATTATCTGTCTTCAGATAAAAGACACAGTGCAGCACTCCAGGCTTCCGATAGTAAATACACATATGGCTTACCTTACCAGCCACAAGCTACAACTTTAAGACCATCTGCATTACCACATTGTGATCAGGCCACACCAAAGCGTGGGTTCTCATTCTTTGAGAGCTTACAGCACTGCTCTGACTTTGACGTGTCAGATCTAGATTTGCCAATGAATCCCACTTCTCACGTAGAAGCAAGAAGCCACATAACAAGAGATGGCACTCAACAGAGTGAAGCATTGCTCAACAATTTGCACACAGCATGCTCAAGTTGTCAGCCTCTGCTTATGTCACTTCATAAAAGAGAAAGCAAACAAAGGTGAGTGGTTTCCTTTCTTTAGAAGTACAGTGTATGGCTAGAATACACAGAGATTCTGTACAGATTGCTTCAATCATTCACAAACTGAATGATTGGCAAAAAATTAGTACTTTTGAAAAGCGAAGCTTCAAGGGGAGCTGTGAGGCTCTTAAGGGCCAAAAGGGGGAGGGCATTCTACTGAATACAACAGGGAGCCAggtgtttaaaaaaaacttcttttacatgtaaaagaagTATTAAACACCTTCTGGCTTCCTGTTGTATACAGTAGAGAATGCCCTCCTTTTTTTACCTTAAGAACTTGTATAACCCTTCCCTTAATTCTTACAATGGACTTTATCATGGTACAAAGAAAGGTTGAATAGGATCATTAGTTCGGCGTAAGCCAGCGTCACTTCCCAGATGAATATCATTCTCATTAATTCCttcaagttcataaaaattAGGGACAGATTTGTAATATCTGGGCTTATAGTCAAGTGACTTGCTTTAAGTGTCATATCCTTCTTAACATGAACCAACATTTTTTTAACAGGGAAAAACAGTATTGGAAAATGAAGTTGCAGGGAAAGAAAATCCAAATGAAGAGAGATTCAATGGTATTACAAAGGTATCACACTTAATCTACACTTTCTGTATACTTGACGGTACACTTAAGATAAACTATGAATGTCAAGTGTCTTAtgtttacatgtaattatgagATGGATTGCATCTGATGTACTTTAAAATGAATTTCAGgtcaaaataatttcaaactaatttgattgaatttttctttgtttaaagatTATGGTAATGAAtatgtaacaaaaaaataaaatacaaatcaaACAAGCTTGAAATCATTTTGAGCTGGAGTTCATTTTCAACTACAACACACTCATGTACAAACCTGAAACACAAATATTAGAAAACAAATTTTGGTTGACCATTGTACATAAACATGTAGGCATCAATTTTTACCCACTATGTTCTATAACGTAAACCATATTTGTCTATATGTAAATGACATAATCTTGTCACATGACaagactattattatcattgatTAACTTTCTCTGTATTAGGAGGCATTAGGCAAGTCAATAGATGATTCCTCTGACATAAAGACTGCTGTAGAGACCCTAGCAAAGCAGCTCTTCACAAGTAGTGAACTAAAGACTTCATCGGTCACTGGCTTTCAGTGCAACAAAGATTATGAAGCAAGGCCAGGCCTCAGTCCATCAAGAAGGAGCCTTTTAGAAAGTGAGTTAAAGCTTTTGTTACACTTTTCCTTTGTACATGGTAACATTCCAGCTCTCCCTGACATGAAAAGTCTGCTGTTCTCCCATGTTACACTGGGTTTGTTCTCTACAATAAAATAGTTATTGTACAGTTTGCTTAGAATAAACCGTAATCCTCAAAAAAATTCAGTTTCTCTTTATGGTTTTTGGATGCAATTTCATGCAGTTTCACCCAAATCTTAGAGTAATTACTGTCCCATAAATTTAAAAGTCCAAAACTCAGTGCTTCAAATTTGATTTTGCAGATTGGGTAGCTTTTCTTATTTTCTAAAATTGAAGGGTTGGCCCAGGTGGTCTCTGTGCTTGCATAGTTAGtatcaattaatttttaatatcTCTATTATGACAGCTTTTGTCATGTCACCCTTAAAATTTATATGTTTTTGATGAACATAGATCTTCCTGTGCAAGTCATTTTTATATCCCAGGCCGATTGCTGCAGAATGATGTGAATGTGATTTAAACGTAATTGATATAACAAACATTCCTTCAATTCTGACGTAATGTCTGTGCGTAAAGATTGATTTTCATTAGCTTGTTTCTCTTTTACTAATACAGGTATGGTATTGAAGAAAGGATTTCCTGGAGCTTCTAGGTCATCAGTCAGAAAGGACCTTGGGTTGGTGCTCAAGAAGGCGAGagcaaacaataaaaaaaacaacaaagctAGATGCAAAAATGGACAAGAACACAGACAGCTATGAAATAGACTTTTTGTCTCAGAAACATCTTAAATTTTGGATTGAACGTGGCTGTTTTGGGATAGACACAAGAAAACATTGTGATGTGATGATGCCTGTTTTTGTTGTGCATAATAATTGACTGCTTAGAATAAGAAACTTAGTAAAGTTACTtgtgataaatttaaaaagttaccaatggctgaattgctttcaaggaataaaattaactGGTTGGAAAAGGCAgaggaaaatcatgaaaaactggaatatccttgaaaaaagctggaaattaaTACGTGATCTtcacatgctttcatttaataGCATGCAGGAATTTTCTAGAAAAATCTAGTAAACAACATtgtcgctctttggaggttgggtgcccgaaacatcctggagcttccactattggcagccagctccaaggtggagactgcaccgatggctggcaaaacctgacaacccagccatgagcccccatgcCTCCGAGAAAaacaggcacccgtcacactgatacacagtggaaagcagagggtgaggagggagggaacaaaaaccgctccacacacaatgttcctacttcccgccacactgataaataagtgctacagcccaaagcacgaggaattccacgcatgcgcaagtatactaaaaccactgaccaattggctgcagtcgctcctagttgtttacttggttaaacttcgtttaacctcataAAGCAGCATTTGTAACAAActggaaaaagctggaaaaaaccTGATTTGATATATCCCAGATTACgatttctggaataaagctggCAATTTCTTTCCTCGTTAGCTCATTAGCATGTTTCATTTaacattctagaattttctagaattttccagaaaagGAAACTGGTAAATTCTAGGAATTTCTAGAAATATTTTCTGTAAAGCAGCATTGTAACAAActggaaaaagctggaaaaaacctgatttgatcccagattatgatttctggaataaagctggCAATTTCTTTCCTCATTAGCTCATTAGCATGTTTCATTTaacattctagaattttctagaattttccagaaaagGAAACTGGTAAATTCTAGGAATTTCTAGAAACATTTTCTGTCATGTTctaagaaaaattctggaaataaccagaatattccagatttgttttgcaaggGCTGTAGCTCAGATGTTGTAAAATGGTTGCGTCTCTTATATAGTGGATCAAAGCAGTGAAATGTTGACGAATAAATTTGAAAGCGCTGCctgtgataataatgatcaacgATGCATGAGAGTTTACTATTTCTTTGTCACGTGTTCACTTGCAACTTGTCGTCAAATAGGTGTCACACATCATGTAACTGTCGAATGGGTGTGAAAAGGGGCATTTCTATTTTTGTACGTTAAGTAAGTTTGACTACCAATCCCGCACAATGATGGTGTTTCCCACGGGAAAGCCAAAGAAATAACAGATCaagtcaatgaaacacaacatcGATACGATCGCTTGGCTTGTTTACTCAATCGAGCCACTCCTGTTGACCCAGCTTGGTTTTTGCGATTTAACACTTTTCCGAGATAAACTCGCCATCTAATCAAGGAAATCCAAAGCACAAACAATGCAATCAAGGCTGTTATCCTAAACGGATAATAGCTCTCTTTGTTGACAATAATTCACAGAAACAACCGGGAAACCTGACACATTTTGTGCAGTGATTTAGGActaaattttaacaggaatgCATTTATATTATTAGGATGTTGCTTATGGCAATCCTTCCTCCTTTGTTCAAGTCACTGAGATCAGGCTCAGTGACACATGCTTGTAATCTTAGCAACGTGTTACTGGATATTGAAAAGTTATCACATCTCTGGCAACGAAGACGACATCGATGCAAAAGAGCAAAATTTCTGTAATCAATTAAAATGAGTTACACTATTCGTCCTAACAAGCAACTAACAAGTAACTGTGTCCGCAAAAACCGTCCTTTTCTGCGTATGTTGAAAATTTGTTtgacctcggtgtaaaaacctgtgaaactctttctttgttttgttagctcgtggtagggttaggttattgtttgatgttttttttgctcttttgttttcctttgtgctacatcatctgtgagtttcacaggtttttacacagAGGATGAGCCCAAAAATTAAGCTAAACCAGTGAAGCACCACCTGTCCGGGAGATCTGGAAAATCCGCGTTTTCCGTGCATGCTGAAAGCTGTTTGACTAAAATCGTAACATGAAGGCTTGactgctgataaaactcaagccgaaccaggaaAGAAACTTGTGCCTGGGAAATTCGGAATATCTGTGTTTTCTGTACATGCCAAAAAGTCATTGAACTGAAATCAATGTTATTAAGGAATGAGCGCTGATAatactcaagccgaaccagtgAAAGGCCTTGTGCCCGGGAAACCGGAAAATCTGCGTTTTCCGggcatgccgaaaagttcttagaatgaaatcaaataataataataataataatcataataataatagggaATGAAATCAAAgccattaaggaatgaccgctgataaaactcaagccgaaccagggaagagccttgtgtccgggaaatccggaaaaccCGCCTTTTCCATGcctgccgaaaagttcttaggatgaaatcaaataataataataatcatcataatcatcataataataataaatgaaatcaaaggcattaaggaatgacggCTGGTTCAGCTTGAGTTCTGTCAACGGTCGTTCCTTAATAACATTGATTTCAGTCCAATGACTTTTTGGCACGCACTgaaaaggcggattttccggatttcccggacacaagtcTCTTCcgtggttcggcttgagttttatcagcagtcattccttaatgcctttgatttcattcattattattattattattattgtcattattattattattattattattattattattattagtatttgatttcattctaagaacttttcggcatgcacggaaaaggcggattttccggatttcccggacacaagtcTCTTCCGTGGTTCGGCTTAAGTTTTATCAGCgatcattccttaatgcctttgatttcattcattattattattattattattatttgatttcattctaagaacttttcggcatgcacggaaaacgCGGATTTTCCTGATTTCCCAGACACAAGCTTCTtgcctggttcggcttgagtttaaTCAGCGGTCATGTTTCATGTGTATATATCATTCCTTAATGCCGTTGATTTCATTCCAATCATTTTTCGGCATGCATGGTAAacgcggattttccggatttctcggcgacaaggctcttccctggttcaacttgaGTTTTATGAAAACTCAATTGCACCTgtggacaatcaaagataacaaatatactttcaatctcgcgcaatggttaatcattagcactaatacaaaattaattgcatagtatgacaatcaatggcgtcatagagacataaaataatcaatttgcatagagacgcacaatcaattgcacctccatacaatcgtttattcgaaatgcgtaaatgaacagtaaaaggtgtatagttccaacaaaatgtgttcctatctacgacatgggaaccaattgttcctagttccgaattccgagcggaacagattggaccttaatggatgattcgagaaatattgttcttAAACATGTGTTACTTTTTAACAGGagcaaagatggcacagtcgtTTAGTACGCTGCCTTGGTGCAATAGGTCCTGAGtttgattcccggatctcgcatccttgttgcgatttctttcctttccatgcagctaagtagctttaaataaatcccaagccaaacaaattggaccttaatgggtgatTTGAGAAtgattgttcctaaaaatgtgttccttatgataacatgggaacgtgtttttttttaaataaaaatacggaacaaaatggtcctatagtgttaaagtggaaccaattgttccgagttccgaattccgagcggaacagattggaccttaatggatgattcgagaaatattgttcctaaaaatgtgttccctTTTAACAGGAataaggatggcacagtcgtttagtacgcggccttggtgcaagagatcgcgagttcgattcccggatctctcatccttgtttcgatttctttcctttccgtgtagctaagtagctttaaataaattccgagcagaacaaattggaccttaatggatgactTGAGAACGATTGTTGCTAAAAATGTGtaccttttgataacatgggaaccaattgttgttccgagttccgaattccgagcggaacaattTAGTTCTTTAGGTGTGGTTTcgtaactattgttcctaaaaatgtgttccttttgataacatgggatcgtgtttttttttataaaaatacggaacaaaatggtcctttagtgttaaagtggaaccaattgttccgagttccgaatcacgagcggaagagattggtcctttatctgtgatataaaatcaaattgtacgaataacgcgttaatcctttgtcattatttgaagagcatttgttcctactcgtgatttgccaaaaggctttatcgtttcgttttgcgacaagaggaacgtttgttctacattgcgtgtttttagcttttattgcttattttctgtccttttctcagctgttcctaaggaacaattgttccctttttagctgttacTGTTGGATCGCGTTTGTAGCCATAATCATATGTATGTCATAATAATGGgtgcaatgaaggagtaactgaaatgacaataatccaaaacattttgcgaatagCGATTTATGGGCGCATtgtgtcaaattcaaaaatgcacaacacttctcttgctggttcGGATTGGCTAGTTCCGTTGTTATAAAATCagcttttgttgaatgagacaaacgaacgcgctcttttaaatgcattcatttcctctcactacgaaaaaatgagtaaagcaaacaagattgagtggtctactatcgatggtgcattgcctaaaccaaaacgtcttcacttagaaaaagacgatgtcgacagtttgtaccattgcccgatccaactgtgcgaacatgaaggatttcaaagccaacgctggtgtaggaaacacgtcaacaacaagcatagttggttcttttattgCAACGAAAAACCCCGCGTAGACTTGAAGCTGgccgcaaactcttcaaaagtgccaaTGAAAtcgagtacagttgttgatgatgtatcgtcGTCTAGTACGCGATCCAAACCCGGCGCTAGATCAATGCCGTCCTTCTCAACTTCCAGTCAAATAGGCGAGCAATTTGCGACTTGGCTTTCTGGaagtggcggcggttacaagaaagaacgtcccgctcagcaaattgtcaacagatgcttgaaatttctcaagttttgctgcgaagaggaggaggaattaaatttcgaagtcatggattttagcctgtgctctccaagcctgttgtttaagtttattactatttacaagaggagtgcaagctcggacatggcgggagattgggttacatagacgccatttcggagatgatcgacttcagaaaggtcaacggtgcatcggatggagttcttagaaaattatctgccatggaattgtacatcaaaagagcgcgcaagacagtggcgaagatgatgagattgcaatggacgcaagatctcgatgtcgaatcattagaggccaggggtcattgggcaagcatggaagaactgttagaagtcgtgtcttttcacttgcctcgctacgaacaaatcgtgaaaacgtgtcaaaatgaccccgggcaagtgaatccctcggacctgacatttgcaaccAAATTTTTTgccacctacttgttcatcaagGTGAAAGGATCGCGTTCCATGACTTATCAAT from Montipora foliosa isolate CH-2021 unplaced genomic scaffold, ASM3666993v2 scaffold_412, whole genome shotgun sequence encodes:
- the LOC137988218 gene encoding uncharacterized protein, which encodes MPKHKYIVVDWGSWGIDVQSSSKIIVPDPFNVSEGNDCSIQGTDPATKRPMLFHGHILVVFDDSSDIKTAVETLAKQLFTSSELKTSSVTGFQCNKDYEARPGLSPSRRSLLESMVLKKGFPGASRSSVRKDLGLVLKKARANNKKNNKARCKNGQEHRQL